From the genome of Nicotiana tabacum cultivar K326 chromosome 17, ASM71507v2, whole genome shotgun sequence:
GGTGAACATGAAGTGGTAAATTTCTTctgggagaacataatttgctGATTTGGGATACAAAAAGATATAGCCTACGAAAACGGAccacaatttataggcgcaaaggTAATAAAGTTCCTTGAAgtattgaaaataaaaaagatcACATCTTCGCCCTATCATCCGAGCTCAAACGGTCAAGCAGATTCAATGAACAAAGTGATTATAAAAACCCTCAAAAAGAGATAGGAAGCAGATAAAGGTTAATGGCCCGAAGAATTGGGAAGTGTATTATGGGTGTACCGAACAACGACCAAATCGACCACGGGAGAGACTCCTTTTTCCCTCGTGTACAGAGCATAAGCCCTAATCCTAGTGGAAGTAGGGGAGTCTACCCTAAGATATTTCCGGGCGAATGAAGAAACAAACAATGAAGCAATATAGGTCAGTTTGGAGTTGCTTGACGAACTCAGagacttggcgcatataaggatggcaGACCAAAAGCAaagaatagaaagatattacaatcgaaaaGCCAAACtctgttatttcaaagtgggagattTGATTTTAAGGAAAGTGACTTAGAACACCTGGGATCTCAATgcagggaagctaggtccaacatgggaaggcccctaccgggaTTCAGCTATCACTGGAAAAGGATCGTACGAGTTAgagaatcaagatggagaaaagTTTCCAAGCAACTGGAACCtggcacacctcaagagatacTATTGCTCATGAACATCAcatgtactgaaagtatgtgctgcactattATTCCATTCGTccggtttttgtcccaattggatttttctggcaaggtttttaatgaggagcaacggaaagcatactacgaaggaagtTTCAACATCAGCAATAAGACCTTCTAATGACAAGGCACACAAGCGAAGAACCACTACGGAGCAGTTAGATATTCTTCTgctcgatagcaaagttcctaccGGGAAGCTAAGTTTGCTGTCGAACAGAgattacccgaccgttcacaagtgcaagccactatgggattgttagataatctttggctcaatagcataaattcctaagggaaagtgaagtttgttaccgaactaaagattatctagcaattcactaGTGGAATCCACGAAGGTGTAAAACTTCTAGTGTTCAAATTGGCATTCTTCACATTCGAACACTAGGGGCGAATGATATGAGTATATGGCAACAACGGCTGCCAATTCGACCGGAATACGAAACTCGGAAGTATAGTTGTATCACCGGGACTGGGGACTGTACGACCAACCCCGTAGAAGCAAGCtatacaagttagccacaagaaatgatggcaatttctttttagcacaacgaatgcttatgtacttttgaaaatggaaggaataaaaaaaagtccttttatttctatattgtttcttgtctgaacgataaattgattttatcatttgaaaattaaacaagtaatacaaTTGCTAGTGTTGTAATGAACATGAGACATGCTCTTCAAGAATACCATAATACATTCGATGCCTTGCATGATTAGACGCAAACAgtaaaacttgcgcaaatacttaaaCAAAAAAAGACGAAAAGAGCAAACTTGCGCAAATGTTTAAACGAAAGTATGCAGAAAAGGAAACTTATACGATACTTGAACGAAAAAGTGTTTTTATTTACAATAAATGTGAGAAACGGCACAAGTACAAAAGTTTGAAAAGGAAATCAAAAACTAAGCTGTTGTATCTCCGGAACGAGGAGGAAGAGAAGCATCTGCGCCCCAGGAGAAGAGGGTAGATCCGTCGCCGGTTCGATATCTTGGCCTTCGTCATTTTGGCCTTCAGCATCATCGCCTTCCGGCTCCTCTTCAGTTCCCGAGAACTCAGAACCAATGTTCAACTCCTACATAGCACATGTATTTTCAACAATACATTCACTTTAGCCGGAAGACCCCTTTTAGCGGCTAACTCCAGCTCACGGGCTTTAGCGATTTTgacatcaaagtcaatgacattCGCTTTAGCCTCTTCCAAGATTTTTCACCTCTTGCTTTACATAACACATGTATTTTCAAAAATGAGGGAAGCCGTTAGGCActtgagttcttctttaagtAGGTCAACCTACACAGAAAGTCTTTCTCGCGTGGATCTAACGGACCAGTGGCTGACATCGAGATCACGAACAGTAGAGTTGAAAATTCCATTATGCACAATGGTCTTCTTATGCTTCTCCTCCAATTGGGCATACTTCACTACGACGACAACAAGATCTTCatttttggagttcaaggctgcctccaaattaTACAATCTTTCAGCGGAGGAAGCTTCGTgatcggttgcagcaagaacgatattatggacttcaacccatttggtccTAGCTTCCTCAAATTGAGCCTTCAACAGGGTGACGTCTTGGTTAAGGGTCTctacttcttgctcgctttgctgtaACCGAGCCTCCAACTCAACAGCCTCAACAACTCTAGCTTCCAGGTCTGAGAGGCAAGCAACAATTTGGTCCCGCTCAaccaaaagttgatcccgctcGGAGGTAAGTTCCTCCTTATCTCGAATCAACCTTTGGAGGCCCTCGGAAGGAAGAAAGTTGACATACAAAATGAAAAGTGCAAATTCAAAATCCTATTATATCAAAGATAGAATAGATAATGGAACAAATGAAGAATATAACCCTACTGCGTTGTCcatagcattgttcaacaaacactctcccgagagagcttgtatttttttcctatattttttcgAAGCCAAAGGCTTAAGATAGTTTTCAATTTCTATCGGTTGGGACATCAGGTGCTATCCGGTAAAGACCGAAGGAATAACGCTCATCCTCCTTTGTGGATTTTTTGAGGGGGcaacataattttgccccaagttCTTATGAACTGGGGACTAGGGGAGAGTGACATCCTCTTTTCGGAAGTTGCGAttggtggagatgatgtagcagttgctggtggcaaaggaagagttggtgaagaaggagatgaagctgatggcgtTAAATGATTAGATGTGGTTGTGGAAAGTGTAGtgctggttgttggttgctcatcaaccgaAGACAGCAAGTACCCGGTACTCAGCCCCACGGTACCGCGCACAGGGACTGGGATATGGAAGCGGGAGTTGGTATTCTCCACCATCTCATACTCCCCCACAGTGCCGAGGCATCATCCTCGGTTAGTCTAACTAACTCAATAGATTGAGAAGTTTGTTTAGCAGAGGAAGGTCATCGTCTTTTATGTAGAGAAGCCCCCTCCTTGCTGGCTTCCCCATAATCACCAATCATCATAGTGTTTATGCCCGTCCAGGGTGGGGGACTCATCACTACAACTCTTAGAGACAACTTGGGAGCGACACTCTtcgtctttttatttttttccccgGCTGCGGAGGAACgtcttctttttggttgcttgttctctggcCGGGGACTTCGAGAGGAAACACTCGCACCATAAGCAGGTCGAGAGATACTTGTCTGTGTAAAAGCCTCCTGCAGTAGCCTCATTGCATCATCAGGATTAGCCAAAACGTCCTACTCGGGGACGACAACTGAGCCCTGAGGTAGACCTAAATTCAACATGAGAGAAAGGTTAAACAACTTCATTATACGAAAAGGTAAAAACAAGATGAGTTCGACttactatgatttttggccttccacccatatttaagggCTAGTTCTTTCCACGTGGGAGGTCTCGGGCATGATAACGTCTAAAATTTTCTGGACCCTttggtccaagccttcaaccctagGTGGTATCCACCGAGTCGCTGAAATAGGCGAAAGAAGAATGTTCAATAACGATATGTGATGATCTTTAACGGAAGAAAAGACAAATTATgaacttacgagtgcggttccataaTTCCAGAAAAGATGAAGTCGTGACTGGAATGGTGTCACTAGTGGAGACTGAAACTAACAGTTCCATCCATGCACAATTgttatcatcatccatgctggataTGAGAGCATGGTGGCCGCGCTTgttgaaatttattattttttcgcggaagatcttgggggaataaaggttcatcaaTCGAGCTAGGGTTAACTCCTCTCCTATCTCCTGGCATAGACGCCGAAGACAAGCGACTGTCCTCCACACAAAAGGACTTGTGCCAGGCATACCTGGTAGCGGATGCATAACTCCATGATGACGGAGTCAAGCTCTCTACTCAAAGAGAACGACCCCAAAGTGGGTAAGCTCTCCACTAAAAATACGTAAAACCCTTCTTTGGGTAAGGTTTTCGCTCCGCTAGACAGGAGTGATAATGTCTAAATCTTTACAATGGCAGTATTCCTTCACATCAGGAATACtagaaggacggatggaagaagggtatACACTAATGGCCCACGTACGAGGGTGGACGAAATGATACTTCTCTTCAAAGTATTTAGTTATGACAACTCTTTCGGATGATGGAGCTCACCGTAGGAGGAGCAACATCATTAGCTTTACCTTTTCTCTTCGAAGAACAAGGATTTTTGGAAGAAGAAACCATTTTTTATCACAAAGGAAGGAAAGTGTTTCTCTCAAGAAGAAGATTAAACAAAGGTTAAATACAAAGTACGAGTTGAGTAAAGAAAGTTTGAGAAAGTTTAGAGAATTATGAAGTGTAAATGAAGAAGTTTAATGCGTATAAATAAAGGCATATGCGGCTTAAATCGTGGCCTTAATTACCTAGATAACTGGCAAAAGTGATGCtaaatcgtgggatgacgcgtgtttgggacattaaatgcggagagacgtgcgtctaatcaaccgtcaaaaACTTTTCAGAATGGGATTAGAGAATTTTCCGCCAAAAaaggtatttctaccaacttcccggtgacacaaagttatgccacCGGAAAGCAAGGAGACTATATGTATATGGTAAAACAagtttatattaaatgatcgcatgAGAAAGTGACACGTGGAGCCAAAGGCAGAAGGTAGCCGGATCCGAAGGCAACGATCTTGTTTGTTACCGGAGAGTACGGTACTCATAAAGGTGAAATAAATGTGTgtcacccggtagcatttaataaggaataCTCTACAATATTAAGTGCGCGTCCCGTTACAAGGAATATGACATTCACTGCCTGCCGTTATACATTCTTCAATCacccctcataattgtcattaaagAGGGACTTGATCATAGGACCTTGTTTCCTGGGTGCGACTATAAATAGTGAactctattatcattgtaaaaGACCCGAATTCTCTGACAAGCATACATTATATTCTATTAAAAGTTcaataacattttacttttttgcttatttatactgttcttaTTGCCCGTTCTTATTGCCCCTTCTCCGCCCGAGATCAAGATATCTGCTGTTTCACTTCGATTTCAAGGCTATGTTTTATATTTTTGTCtaattcatttattattttaagattaaattaattcacttgtttataaatcacatataaattcaattgttcaATTTTATAGGTAAATCGTTGGTTAAGATTTTTGTTAGGAAAAACAAATGACATTACCGTGCATTCGTTTGAAATTGTTGCATTTTGATTTATCCTATTCTATCGGCCCCAACCTCTCCGGGAATGATGAAAAAGAATCTACATTAACCTCCCATTTTTTATCATTTGGAGGGGGACACAGGCCCATAAGTTCCGAGGCATTCTTTCTTGGCATATTCGTTGGATCTAAATACAGATCCGGTGGGGTTCATCTGTATTCTATAACTAGTATTTTATTGACTTGTAATTGTTAATTAAATTGTACTCCATTTGATAACGAGAAGCTGAGTTTGCACCACGAAGGCAAGTGCATCGTTGTGACTTGTGAGTAGTGACAAAAAGCATACAGCCGGAGAGAGATTCTTATTGTTATTGGAACTCCATTTCATTCCTAAACTCTTTCACATACATATACATTGGCCGTCACTAATAGACAATTAAAGTTAACTTTGTCCGAGAATAAAACTAAACCAAGAAGGGAAGGGAAAAAAACAGAGACAAAATTGATGTCTCTTCTTTCTTTTGCAACCATAATATTGTTTTAATCTTCCCTATTCATGAAATAAACTATTCTACCTAGCAAAATGTTCAGGTAAATGGTGAAGTTCTGTCTTGTTTACATCAAGGGATAAAGGATTAAAGGCTAAGGTATTTCCAGGAGGCGAATACGAGTTAGGATAACAAGCTCTTCTGAGCTCATTATACCTTTGAAGATCGAAATTCTTAAGCTTCATAAGTCGTTTTTGCTTAGCAGCAAATCGGCTTTGGAAAAATCCTTCGAAAGAAGGCTCTTTCGACGTCCTGAGGAAAAAAGCATAACCAGCCATGCAATAAATGGATGTGACATAAAAGCAAATTGGTTCCATGACATCCCATGAAAGTTCCCAGAATGTCAATCTCATGAATGCTGCTGTCTGAATGACAAAATAGCCTAACCCACACCACAACTCTCTACGGACCAATGACTCAGCTTTCTTGTCAATGATTGATTTTTCCTCCTCCATTTGCTTGAGCTCCTTCATCATTTGTGGGTCATTTGTGTTGGCCAATGGCATTGGTAATAGGCCTTGTATTGTTTTCACTACCTGTAAACAAAAACAGGATACCAAACATTTGGGTAAAACTAACATTTCATTTGACATACCTCTGTCTATTTCAAGATCATATGACAATGAGCATAGTAGTGCTAAAGACACCTTTTTAAACTGTGTGTgtttgccaaaatatttcttatatgtatacataaatagtagtatttcttttaaaaaataatatgtaTATAGACATTAGACAATAGGTTGACACTAGTTAAAATCATACGatgtaaatattattaatttaagaACAGgaaataaaacttcaaaattgACATTCTCCTAAACCCAATTTGTGAAAAGTCAATAGACACGCATAAAAAATCCTACCTAAAAATGAGAGCTAACTCCCTGTTAAGAGAAATGAAAATATCTTAGCCCCTAAATTTGTTATTCTCTTACTCTTTTCCTCCAATAAAAATGGGCTAGACCAGTGACCAATCCACCACGTTATGTAACTATTAGACACACGTAATATATGAACATGCCACAATTGACATATGGGGCTTTTCTACCTACGATTACGCAAACAACTTCTCACCCACCTCATTTGCTAAGAGTTCTATAGCGTCAAGAATTAGAAAATACTAGTGGGCAATTTGGAAGGGAAATGAAAATGGAAATTTATAATGGGCTTTGCTACTTTTTTGGACTCCACAATAATCGGAGGTCATTTTCCTCTTACCCTTTTTTGCATCCCACTCTTTTCCCATCCCCAAAATCTATCAATTAAAATTTTAGCATCTCATTCTCTCCCCAATAatcaaatatgtaaattttaacTGTGACCCTAAAAAaagtttggttttttttttttggtgaattATTATTAAAAGCCTTGAATGTGTTCAAGAAGAAAAATTTTGGGTCTTTGAAAATGATCCGACTGGTCCACTCCTTTATAAAAGTCACCATCTCGTTTAGAGATCTGGAGTAACTTTGTTTCATTTTCCTGTCTGGAgaaaaaacacacaaaatagatgAAAATCTATCAGTTTTCGGTAGACTCGGCATATTTAACAAAAATTAAATCAGCATAAATAATTTCTATGTAATGCTTGCTAATTACCAACCAACTATCACATAGTAATTCTTGGTAATTTATCTTTATGCATATCTGTAAAACATTAGTTAATCATCAGAGAATGGCTTaataaaagaagaatgaaaaagtgGAAAACCAACCTGATCAGGTCTGAGGAACACAACGTTTCCTAGAACAATCACACTTCCAGAATCATCTAAAATCTTCGCGAATTCTAGGCATTGATCAGTACTATTCGAACAAGATTCACAGCAGATCTGAACAAATTCTGAGTACGAAATACAATTTTTTTCGATTTTCCTTAGCTTCAATTTCAGCATCTCCAATTGTGATAATTTCAGCAACTTCCTTGCATCTTCCACCGTCAATTTCCCCTCCGACGTCTCCTCCGGCCTCAACTTTTCCGGCGGCAGGAGTCCATCGAGTCTGATCCTGTTTCTTTCTGTGTCCATTTCACGCAGTTTCTCGATGAGCTTTTCGCCGGAGGGTAGTGATCTGAGATCCGGCAAGGTCGACGGAGATGGATAGCGGTGGAGGAATCGCCGGAAAGTTCCGTTGTCTCCGGGATCTGGGGCGATTTTATTATCAGGACAAGGAGTAGTCAATGATTTGGATGCCATGGATGAGGATGAAGGAATAATACGGCATGTGGAAATAGAAAAATTAGTGGTTTTGTATGCATTGAAAAGGCGATGAACTAGCGTTTTTTTGAACGCCATTGATacaaaagagaataagaaaaactTAGTATTCAGAGAGAGAAATTTGGTTTGGGAAAATGGGAGCTTTAGGGTTTGAAATGTTCAAGCTTTTGAACGATGAAGAAAGGTGTCATGCTCGGACATATTTATAGGTCCACTCTCTCTGGAGAAATGACGAAATGACAGCCAGCTACGTTAATCCAAGTAAAAAAACGGATCtagaattttaattaaacatgtacaataattatCTGTATAGTgtaactttatattttatattttctctGTTAAAGAGCTCATTTGGATTAGCGGATTGTACATAGCTGATAAGCTTAAAGTGAGAAATACTTTTTAAAGTGATGAAatagaattttaaaataaatatttattagaGGCGGATTCAGAATTTTTAATTCGGGGATGTTCAACTGTTTTTAATTGGACTTTCTACTTTTTAGATTGGGTGCTCAATCAACATTCTTGTATATAATTACTAGTTTCCACTATACAAATATAATGTTTGGCAGAAAAAATAATGCGTGCTTAAGCACCCATAAGGTTTAATATAGATCCCCATTGGTATTTACGTGTTTAGATAAAAGAGCTGGAATTTATAATAAGCAATTAATGTGTTTGATAAAAAACTATTAATAAGCtattcttttattaaaatgactaaaatacccttgacttttttttccaaaagattaaaaattaaaaaaatttcttgtaaagaaaagaattaacaacgaatatggaatgaagagaaagtcagaaaaattattttgggaaaagtattttgtgaaataaaaaatattattaagtataaattaataaaagagtTGGTTAAACTAAAAGTACTTATAAGCTAAAAAGCCATAAACTGTgggtgaccaacttatgactgattttagcttataagcacttggcTTATAAGTATTTTAGGTGTTTAACAAATACGTAgataaactaaaaaatatttataaaccaGTTTGATCAGCTTATAGGCTTATCCAAACACCCTAAATTTGAACGCTTTTTCATGTTGTTCATTTTGGAAAAAGCTTAACactttttaatatttataaaaacCTTATAATTCACATTTACATTGTTATTAATGAGATGCTATTGTTACAATAGTTGCATGATTGGTCATGCACGTTGaaaacataattaagtaaataaaaatatatattctttaaCGACTTAAACTTAACTATTAGCCCGTAAAAAACAATTAGCCTCCAAGTAAGAAGATGTATATATTGAAAACGTTATTATGTAAATAAAAATCGCACATGAAAAGGTatgttaaataaataattagacgACACAATCAAACATCTTAACAGTATACCTCGCTACAAAATGTGTTTTTGACTTTTTATGTATGTCTAAATTATCTCTTAAAAGTTAGCCGCTTTTCCCCCCTTATATTTTGTATCCATTCAAATGATATCAAACAAATTAGGTTCGGGAAGCATTTCAGTTGCTCCCATTAGAAAGTCAAAATAAATTTTGTTTCTGACTTCTGTAAAAAAATGTAGCAATAAAAACTAGTATTCATAATATATAAATTtatctaaaataaaaatattaaaaactcTGAATTTTACCCAAAAAATTGAACAGGTTCATTAAATCCAACATGTGCATGATATATTCAATGTAGTAAAAGGAATATCCCCGCAATATGAGGCAAAATACGTAATAAAAACCTCATATCGTGGATCGTTCattttatgttttttattttttttttatttttagggagGGTGAGTTTTCATTTTCATAAGGGGAAAAAAAAGAAATCACGAGGGCGAAAATCAAGGTAGACAACTATAATCAGCGTACAAGTGTCTGGCTATAAATTGCTCGTATGACAACCGTTGATTGTTAGAAAAGTCATCACG
Proteins encoded in this window:
- the LOC107764328 gene encoding calcium uniporter protein 2, mitochondrial-like, with the protein product MAFKKTLVHRLFNAYKTTNFSISTCRIIPSSSSMASKSLTTPCPDNKIAPDPGDNGTFRRFLHRYPSPSTLPDLRSLPSGEKLIEKLREMDTERNRIRLDGLLPPEKLRPEETSEGKLTVEDARKLLKLSQLEMLKLKLRKIEKNCISYSEFVQICCESCSNSTDQCLEFAKILDDSGSVIVLGNVVFLRPDQVVKTIQGLLPMPLANTNDPQMMKELKQMEEEKSIIDKKAESLVRRELWCGLGYFVIQTAAFMRLTFWELSWDVMEPICFYVTSIYCMAGYAFFLRTSKEPSFEGFFQSRFAAKQKRLMKLKNFDLQRYNELRRACYPNSYSPPGNTLAFNPLSLDVNKTELHHLPEHFAR